In Candidatus Methylacidiphilales bacterium, the sequence TTAAAGGCTCGGAAGGGAATTGATTCGGCCAAAGTGACGGGAGAAATTATAATTGCTGATAACGGCAGCACGGATGGTTCGCAGGAAATTGCGGTTCGATTGGGTGTCCGTGTAGTTCAGGTTGAAAAAAAAGGTTACGGCAATGCGTTGCGCAGAGGCATCGAAGCTGCCTGTGGACAATTTGTGATCATGGGAGATTCGGATGATAGTTATGACTTTTCCGCTATTGCCCCGTTTGTGGAAAAATTGAAAGGTGGTGATGATCTGGTCATGGGATGCCGCCTGCCATGGGGCGGTGGGACAATTATGCCACGGGCAATGCCTTGGAAACACCGTTGGATTGGCAATCCGGTATTGTCATTTATTGGACGGTTGTTTTTTCGGTGTCCCGTGACGGATTTTCACTGCGGTCTGCGGGCTTTTCGAAAAACAGCGTATGAGGAGATGGATTTACAGACCACCGGCATGGAATTCGCCTCGGAAATGGTCATCAAAGCCACACTCAGGAATTTAAGGATTAGTGAAGTGCCCATCACTCTTTACAGGGATGGACGCTCCCGTCCTCCGCACCTGCGCAGTTGGCGGGACGGATGGCGGCATTTGCGGTTTATGATGCTCTATAGCCCGCGCTGGCTTTTTTTGATTCCTGGCTTGGCGCTGATGCTTGTGGGTTTGGCGCTGGGCGCCTGGCTTTTGCCGGGCGTTGGGATATTCATGGGATTGAATTTGGACGTGCATACGCTGCTTTATGCCGCGGCGGCCATTCTCGTGGGATTCCAATCCGTTGTTTTCGCGGTTTTCACAAAAATTTTCGCCATTAGCGAGCGGCTTTTACCCGAAGATCCCCGCCTGGACCGGATGTTCCGGCATATAAATTTGGAAAGAGGTTTGTTGACGGGAGTTGTGGTTTCTTTATGTGGCATTGGCCTGTCAATTTCAGCGGTGTTCCGCTGGCATGCGGTTGATTACGGAAGTTTGCAGCCTTCGGAAATTCTGCGTATTGTCATTCCGGCTGTTACCTTGATTGTCTTGGGCAGCCAAATTATTTTCGCCAGTTTCTTTTTAAGCATTTTGGGGTTACGCAGGACATGAACGAACGAAATCCAAAGCCCGCATATTTTGACGAATATGCCATTCGTTACGACGAAGCCTTGCAGGAAGCCCTGGCTGCCACTGGAGAGAATAAGATTTTTTATGCCCGTGGCCGGATTTCATGGATGGCCTCGCGTCTTAAACACCGCGGGCATACCACAAACTCCATATTGGACTTTGGTTGCGGCATCGGCAGCGCTGCCCCGGTGTTGGCCGGCTGTTTTCCAGGCGCTGGAATTACAGGGGTGGATGTTTCCGCAGCTTCAATCGAAAAGGCCCGCCAACAGCATCCTCCTCCTTGCCGTTTTTTAACATTGGACCAACTGGAGAAAGAGGCCCAATTTGATTTGGCTTACTGCAACGGGGTTTTTCATCACATTGCGCCTGCAGAGCGGTTGGAGGTTGCCAAGACAGTTTGGAAGGCTTTAAAGCCGGGGGCCTATTTTGCCTTCTTTGAAAATAATGCGTGGAATCCGGGCACACGCTATTTAATGTGGCGTTGTTCTTTTGATCGCGATGCCGTACCATTGAGTATCATGGAAGCGGGAAGGCTTTTGAAGGATTCCGGATTTGTATTTGAGGCCCATGCCTTCTTATTTTTATTTCCCAGAGTACTCTCCTTTTTGCGATGGAGCGAAACTCTGCTGGAGGTTTTGCCCCTGGGCGGACAATATGTCCTTTTAACACGGAAGCCCTTGAAATGAAGGCCGAAGCTTCCTGGCGGATCAACCGGGGTTAACCGAACTTATGTTCAACGATTCCGGTCAAGTGGAGTATTTGTTGAGTCGCTTGACCATTTTCAGCGTGGTCGCAGTGTTTTGTATATTGGGCATCATCTTTGGAATTTCGATAGGTGATCAAAATATCCTGACACCCTATTTATTTTTTGTTTTATTTTTTGGCGTTTCGTTGTTGCTTAGGATGGGAGAAGGCGCCTGGATACTTTTGGTGCTGGGCTTCAGCACCCAGCTTCCGGCCATACCCTTGGCTGGCCGTACTTTTGAAATCCCGGAATTATCCACGATGAGCCTTTTCGCTATTTTTTGCGCCCGGATGGCATTCAGAGTACAGAAGTTTTATCCCTTTCGCGCGGCTTACACGGGTGTTGTTTTATACACGCTATGGGCCTTTTTTATCTATTATTTGCATCCAATCGGGCTGTTCGCTATGGGCTCTTCCATGGCAGGCGCCCGTTTTTACTTCAAGATTTTAATATCTTTTTTTGCATTTTTGGTTTTGGCCAACCAAAAAATATCCAACAAACAGGCGAAATGGGCGGTAATTGCCACCATAGCAGGCGTTTTTCTGACTGCCGGCTGGCAAATCTGGGAGTATTTCAATACAGGGACCAGTTCGACCCTCCAAATCGGCGAAGATGAATCCTACTACACCTGGCAGCAAATTCTGGCGCAGCCGCCGCTCTATGTGATACTTTGGCTGGTTTGCCACTATCGGATGTCCGAGATTTTCAGTCTTGGGCGGTTTTATTTGATGTTTATCATGGCCGCCTGTGATTTGACCGCCTTCGACAGCGGCAAGAGGGCCGGTGTGGTGGTGGTGCTTCTGGTGCCGATCATGGTTGCTTTCATCCGCCGCGAATGGCTGTATGTCGTTGCCATGATCGTTTTTTTGGGAGGTGGTATTGTATTTATGGTGCTGGGCAATGGCAGCTTGTTTGATTTGCCGTTGCGCATGCAACGCGTATTGGTCAATCTTCCCGGACAATGGGACCGTCGTGTACAAAGCGTGACTGCCGGTGTATCCATCGACGAATTCAGGGAAGGAATTCGCACGGTGGCCTATCGACGGATCAAGGAAAATCCCTGGATTGGCCCTGGGTTCCAGATTAATGTTGTGGAAATGGCGACATTTTATTCCCGACAAAATCTTTCCAAGGAAGATCTTTATGAGGGTATGGCTGCGGGAGGCAACTGGCATAACACCTGGCTGGGCATGGCTGCCGATTTCGGCATTCCGGCTGCGATTTTTTGGGGTCTCTTTTGGGCGCAATGCGTCTATGTTGGGTTTCGGGCCTGGAGCTTGGCAGAGGACAAAAGTTGGAGAAAGACCCTGGCTTTGATGATCACACTGTACCAGATTACGCAAATCCTCCGATCCTGGACCAGCGGCCATTCCTCTTACAGTCCTTTCGATATGTGGTGGAGCTATGGGCTTTTGCTTGGGATCTATTATACGATCTTGGATGAAAAGAAGGAGCTTTTGGAGGCACCCGGTTCCAGGGAGCGGGCCGATAATAAATCGTTGCCTGCGACGGTGTCTTAAGTCATGTGGGGAAAGAGTAAACGCGAGTGACGGGGGGGGCGGAGGATGGAGGTCGAAAAAATGAGAATTAATTCTGCAAGGGAATTGGAGGTTTATAAAAAAGCGTATTCGCTGGCGATGGATATTTTTTACGCCAGCGAAAAGTTTCCTGTCGAAGAACGCCATGCGCTTAATGATCAAATTTGTCGCGCTTCACGGTCTGTTTGTCAGAATTTACGAGAGGCATGGTCGAAAAGGCGTTGCCAATCCCATTTTGTCAGTAAATTAACGGACTGCGACGGTGAGAATTCCGAGGTCGATACCTGTCTCGATTTTGCTTTAGATTGCGGATATCGTACACCTGAAGCTTATGCCGAAATGCGGGTTAAAAACCGGGACGTTGGTAGAATGCTTGGGTC encodes:
- a CDS encoding glycosyltransferase family 2 protein; this encodes MREQTTGNIEVSVIMPCLNEAETLERCILKARKGIDSAKVTGEIIIADNGSTDGSQEIAVRLGVRVVQVEKKGYGNALRRGIEAACGQFVIMGDSDDSYDFSAIAPFVEKLKGGDDLVMGCRLPWGGGTIMPRAMPWKHRWIGNPVLSFIGRLFFRCPVTDFHCGLRAFRKTAYEEMDLQTTGMEFASEMVIKATLRNLRISEVPITLYRDGRSRPPHLRSWRDGWRHLRFMMLYSPRWLFLIPGLALMLVGLALGAWLLPGVGIFMGLNLDVHTLLYAAAAILVGFQSVVFAVFTKIFAISERLLPEDPRLDRMFRHINLERGLLTGVVVSLCGIGLSISAVFRWHAVDYGSLQPSEILRIVIPAVTLIVLGSQIIFASFFLSILGLRRT
- a CDS encoding class I SAM-dependent methyltransferase; the protein is MNERNPKPAYFDEYAIRYDEALQEALAATGENKIFYARGRISWMASRLKHRGHTTNSILDFGCGIGSAAPVLAGCFPGAGITGVDVSAASIEKARQQHPPPCRFLTLDQLEKEAQFDLAYCNGVFHHIAPAERLEVAKTVWKALKPGAYFAFFENNAWNPGTRYLMWRCSFDRDAVPLSIMEAGRLLKDSGFVFEAHAFLFLFPRVLSFLRWSETLLEVLPLGGQYVLLTRKPLK
- a CDS encoding O-antigen ligase family protein — protein: MFNDSGQVEYLLSRLTIFSVVAVFCILGIIFGISIGDQNILTPYLFFVLFFGVSLLLRMGEGAWILLVLGFSTQLPAIPLAGRTFEIPELSTMSLFAIFCARMAFRVQKFYPFRAAYTGVVLYTLWAFFIYYLHPIGLFAMGSSMAGARFYFKILISFFAFLVLANQKISNKQAKWAVIATIAGVFLTAGWQIWEYFNTGTSSTLQIGEDESYYTWQQILAQPPLYVILWLVCHYRMSEIFSLGRFYLMFIMAACDLTAFDSGKRAGVVVVLLVPIMVAFIRREWLYVVAMIVFLGGGIVFMVLGNGSLFDLPLRMQRVLVNLPGQWDRRVQSVTAGVSIDEFREGIRTVAYRRIKENPWIGPGFQINVVEMATFYSRQNLSKEDLYEGMAAGGNWHNTWLGMAADFGIPAAIFWGLFWAQCVYVGFRAWSLAEDKSWRKTLALMITLYQITQILRSWTSGHSSYSPFDMWWSYGLLLGIYYTILDEKKELLEAPGSRERADNKSLPATVS
- a CDS encoding four helix bundle protein, whose amino-acid sequence is MRINSARELEVYKKAYSLAMDIFYASEKFPVEERHALNDQICRASRSVCQNLREAWSKRRCQSHFVSKLTDCDGENSEVDTCLDFALDCGYRTPEAYAEMRVKNRDVGRMLGSMINNPQPFVLTSDL